One stretch of Daphnia pulicaria isolate SC F1-1A chromosome 6, SC_F0-13Bv2, whole genome shotgun sequence DNA includes these proteins:
- the LOC124342234 gene encoding F-actin-monooxygenase MICAL3-like isoform X6, whose translation MYASSSGGGGVARVTSPDSALASDVFDKFCNAVTFKSILSLYRQLCDLLRLKPTYFPLFYPKLKAKLRSWKAQALWSKFDKRAAHRCYNRGRPCSNTRVLIIGGGPCGLRTAIEAQLLGAKVVVVEKRDRFSRNNVLHLWPFVIHDLRALGAKKFFGKFCAGSIDHISIRQLQCILLKVALLLGVEIHENVTFEGLAEPPEDQSIKIGWKAKISPADHPVSQYEFDVLIGADGKRNTLDGFKRKEFRGRLAIAITANLVNKKSEAEARVEEISGVAFIFNQKFFKELNAVTGIDLENIVYYKDETHYFVMTAKKQSLLSKGVIIQDFPDTVKLLSIENVNKEALMDYARQAADFSTNYQLPHLDFAVNHYGQPDVAMFDFTSMFAAENASRVLERHGHKMLMCLVGDSLLEPFWPTGSGCARGWLSSFDACWAIHSWSSGRMTPLEVLAERESIYRLLAQTTPENLNKDYSAYTVEPQTRYPNLNIRTCLDIQVKSLYDTDNLAELARPVKAPVEEGTRKRTKRPDSFIHPDTLLVWLKKQIALYDITITDMTNSFQDGLALCAIIHRYRPDLLDFASLDPANVAVNNQLAFDILEELGVLPVTTGYEMAQLAVPDKLSMLSYLTQVHELFRGEIPCVKQPKRELTESEEDILGATSLKRPTAICSAGQYQRAAAQSKVTTRTSTSSKRKTLERVATAEAPSSTLNRTGGDRNKADMSLRKARKRRSTDRSLHNTAERGQVQQEIAANRLDRKQRAAAFLRLRFDRSMQMLQAGGDPDDEPGGSSKATERQMKADRDLQDISLFIYRLESDFEDKRCRLEKMLSGFNPTDRNAKPGRGSGAEGSESLSNKVRDLEAKLRGNRPTDKKPKDLIRAIGKLDRSDWQLSALEKKIEENQTPGGVKDPHMHDNKVPKWNRDAFTDKFEAINRRIHGLPAEAINEKYVNLERGMKQLERKLKEGSVLDTGHRGSNKVSAMAQQLSKKVPEVSSVNDQAESFRPKPVLNLPQQGGSETCHFCSKRVYLMERMSAEGRFFHRGCFRCEYCASTLRLGGYAFVRDDLLGGVFFCMPHVSMLYYMRNKILTGRNGETCVDGQIERRIAQPVAAQPNNQLLNISADKPIVFEPIKSPLVQAAVQAADLDFRRDGTPERVEFENSIADETAKEDQLSEIDEDEWTDHNFGNSVHSGTEDEASSLDDSSSDDDEDDEEGGEEVSNENLMEFDRPLTADETRRLAESWKKRYSTEASDRNPQECQEPLHESIPENEEENNVRIDVPAFPLASEPIHKKSSEEATSSDTEMGSDEELELEDEEEDDEGEYEEESEYENGEEEEDEDDEDEEDEEDEEDGRDSATEIETDSEFDQNSNADVRLGLQGIPTIVVNESEAEQLKKSTDQLANGNGLDSHPVAEVEAEPLEQMPPTRSTKGDPKPIYVDQYISLENARPLQRTLSHEDSRNADSATAPGRSGVLAYLRRHEQLERSPSTDMVASKNSLELKKKYMMDYGGSTGSLAQKSASTTNLDSKLRSFVDTISEAQKKLNPAPQPSVPMQVFLQNTANIFQPGPRQVPNVLPVEKTNEPAEPVLSIPKEIPPEDLECFEKEPPTPTNSEPPAEAIAAIESAEIVAVTPSDSGSAQTNGNIASEVTSSDTESEESKEESNRDATSDFDTDSEADSSEPPYEALNQYVALPSVVVEEDEEPAVVILQDVQELQSPESTDEAPPRPPPHHPKLAMQEDFDLSPSSEKVDLPEKLTTWARSLSKESVDSSKFAMTETEFSDWADNSLGGDLDAELNIDPEPVKQTAAKEQARPSETPAAKPVVSGNNGSTNLDDIEYADDSEERVVDFKGYTNLVEETPTPEKPDTPVAAESPEVPSLMFSRIRDSIAMSRDRQSPLFSPIKDDRVHKEIQRRMLEKKYESSPNLVRKKEAISQERERQGDLVRDMVLSRIQRTSPEKTRERRGSYGSMTPPGSSRASRSDSEPRSTITPDRRDIFATPHSSLRSVAEVPPVLHSEFVTPMSSIKKDSDKNNEGGLMAVKRELFVSTPSIRPTDIGEFKTPNFKEWQDANRQLDRQNSARIEARAKAHAKADQDLGLSPPDYIENLKDKLRRKPSVDEDSNQMLPARTRSFSEPNVDADKSWNLPVHPNNVAGQISSEVVDVPPAKPPRMMVHAPTVAPANKVESSRISDTTSAVQPFNSVLKNSKSMSQIVSPAAPVLQPPSPRTDVIGSMFVQQHNRPSSSSPTSPPQSPRSVGSSKSTSYLWAGLSPAESQAKLDADSAASTSSPSTTNNQGVKVKKSKDRERRRSIIQTITGLFSSSKKEEKKDEPKEVDSSPSKKSSPPKFQLPKFSGKKDKSNKDKLALDDSYEEGRLRAASSPVTPNNDVKDGVKPRASSLLASPTSGSEANTPTTSFGLEQYGDSAGTPTGAWSAFSSSSRRQSKQARQVARQTELKRLRMAQSIQRQLEEIEVKQKELEDQGVRLERTLRGEEGGVSGRDESALMQEWFQLVHEKNALSRDGEIASRRGQGGSHSFRDAGDRGAERLAAQHARRGPAKVP comes from the exons atgtacgccagcagcagcggtggtggtggtgtcgcTAGAGTGACCTCTCCTGATTCGGCACTGGCCTCGGATGTCTTCGACAAGTTCTGCAACGCTGTCACGTTCAAATCGATTCTGAGCCTGTACCGGCAGCTGTGTGATTTGCTCCGGCTAAAACCCACTTACTTCcctcttttctatcccaaactCAAG GCAAAGTTACGCTCGTGGAAAGCCCAGGCGCTATGGAGTAAATTCGACAAACGGGCAGCTCATCGGTGCTACAATCGAGGAAGGCCTTGTTCAAACACACGG GTGCTGATCATCGGTGGCGGACCGTGCGGTTTACGGACGGCTATAGAAGCCCAGCTGCTCGGCGCCAAAGTTGTTGTGGTGGAAAAAAGAGACCGGTTCTCTCGCAACAACGTCCTGCATCTCTGGCCGTTCGTTATTCACGATCTGAGGGCGCTCGGTGCTAAGAAGTTTTTTGGCAAGTTCTGCGCCGGATCTATCGATCACATCA GTATCCGCCAGCTGCAGTGCATTCTACTTAAAGTCGCTctacttctgggagttgaaaTTCACGAGAACGTGACGTTTGAAGGACTCGCTGAGCCGCCAGAAGATCAGTCGATCA AAATAGGTTGGAAGGCTAAAATTAGCCCGGCGGATCATCCAGTCTCGCAATATGAATTTGACGTGCTCATTGGTGCTGATGGCAAGAGAAACACATTGGACG gGTTCAAACGCAAGGAATTCCGTGGACGACTGGCCATTGCCATTACGGCCAATTTGGTTAACAAGAAATCGGAAGCCGAGGCACGCGTCGAAGAAATTTCGGGCGTGgctttcattttcaatcaaaagttCTTCAAAGAACTCAACGCCGTCACTGGCATCGACCTGGAAAACATCGTCTACTACAAAGACGAAACCCATTACTTTGTCATGACGGCCAAAAAGCAGTCGCTGCTCAGCAAAGGGGTCATTATTCAG GACTTCCCGGACACGGTGAAGCTATTGTCGATCGAGAATGTTAATAAAGAGGCCCTGATGGACTATGCTCGTCAAGCGGCCGATTTCTCCACCAATTATCAGCTGCCACACTTGGACTTTGCCGTCAATCATTACGGCCAGCCGGATGTGGCCATGTTTGACTTCACTTCCATGTTTGCGGCCGAGAACGCTTCAAGGGTGCTAGAAAGACACGGCCACAAAATGCTCATGTGCCTGGTGGGTGACAGTTTACTGGAGCCGTTCTGGCCGACAGGCTCGGGATGTGCGCGTGGCTGGCTGAGCTCTTTCGACGCCTGCTGGGCCATCCACTCTTGGTCGAGTGGTCGGATGACTCCGCTGGAGGTCCTCGCCGAGCGAGAGTCCATTTACCGCCTGCTGGCTCAAACAACGCCCGAGAACCTGAACAAAGATTACAGTGCCTACACCGTCGAGCCTCAAACACGCTACCCCAATCTCAACATACGAACCTGTCTCGATATCCAGGTCAAATCACTCTACGACACGGATAACTTGGCCGAGCTGGCCAGACCTGTCAAAGCTCCCGTCGAGGAGGGAACTCGGAAAAGAACTAAACGAC CCGACTCTTTCATTCACCCAGATACGTTATTGGTGTGGCTCAAGAAGCAGATTGCACTCTACGATATCACCATCACGGATATGACGAATTCATTTCAAGACGGCCTTGCCCTCTGTGCTATTATCCATCGATATCGCCCCGATCTACTGGATTTCGCCTCACTTGATCCAGCGAATGTGGCCGTTAATAACCAACTGGCTTTCGACATCCTTGAAGAACTTGGCGTTCTTCCT gtgACCACCGGTTACGAAATGGCTCAGTTGGCCGTCCCTGACAAATTGTCCATGCTGTCCTATCTGACACAAGTTCACGAATTGTTCCGTGGGGAAATTCCTTGCGTCAAACAACCTAAAAGG gAACTGACCGAGTCTGAGGAGGACATTTTGGGAGCAACTTCTCTGAAACGGCCAACTGCCATTTGTTCTGCCGGCCAATACCAACGCGCCGCAGCTCAGAGCAAAGTCACAACGCGAACGTCGACGTCCAGCAAGCGGAAAACGTTGGAACGCGTAGCGACGGCAGAGGCGCCCAGCAGCACACTCAACCGGACCGGAGGTGACCGCAACAAGGCCGACATGTCTTTGCGCAAAGCCCGCAAGCGTCGCAGTACCGACCGTTCCTTACACAACACCGCG GAACGCGGTCAAGTCCAGCAAGAGATAGCCGCAAACCGGTTGGACCGAAAGCAACGGGCGGCAGCTTTCCTGCGCCTCCGATTCGATAGAAGTATGCAGATGTTGCAAGCCGGTGGCGATCCGGACGACGAGCCGGGCGGATCCAGCAAGGCCACGGAAAGACAGATGAAGGCTGATCGCGACCTCCAGGATATTTCCCTATTCATTTACCGACTCGAGTCAGATTTCGAGGATAAGAGGTGCCGACTGGAGAAGATGTTGTCCGGTTTCAACCCCACC GACCGCAATGCCAAGCCCGGCCGTGGTAGCGGTGCAGAAGGTAGCGAATCGCTGAGTAATAAAGTCCGTGATTTGGAAGCCAAGCTGAGAGGCAATCGCCCAACTGACAAGAAACCCAAAGATCTAATCCGAGCCATAG GAAAATTGGATAGGAGCGACTGGCAACTTTCTGctttggagaagaagattgaaGAGAACCAGACACCTGGTGGGGTGAAAGATCCGCACATGCACGATAACAAAGTTCCCAAATGGAACAGGGACGCGTTCACTGATAAG ttcgAAGCGATCAATCGCCGGATTCACGGTTTACCCGCAGAAGCCATCAACGAAAAGTACGTCAACCTGGAACGCGGTATGAAGCAGCTGGAGAGGAAGCTCAAAGAAGGCAGTGTGCTGGATACGGGCCATCGAGGCAGCAATAAGGTTTCCGCCATGGCTCAGCAGCTGTCCAAAAAGGTGCCGGAAGTGTCCAGTGTGAATGATCAGGCGGAATCTTTCAGACCCAAGCCGGTGCTCAATCTTCCTCAGCAAGGAGGCTCGGAGACGTGCCATTTCTGCAGCAAACGCGTCTACCTGATGGAACGCATGAGCGCCGAAGGTCGATTCTTCCATCGCGGCTGCTTCCGTTGCGAGTACTGCGCTTCGACGTTGCGACTCGGAGGCTACGCTTTCGTCCGCGACGACCTCCTCGGTGGCGTCTTTTTCTGTATGCCGCACGTGTCCATGTTGTACTACATGCGCAACAAAATTTTGACGGGCCGTAACGGCGAAACTTGcgttgacggccaaattgaaCGAAGAATTGCCCAGCCCGTTGCTGCCCAACCAAACAATCAACTTCTCAACAT tagTGCGGATAAGCCAATCGTGTTTGAGCCGATCAAGAGCCCTCTAGTCCAGGCTGCTGTCCAGGCTGCCGATCTCGACTTCCGGCGAGATGGCACTCCGGAAAGAgtggaatttgaaaattccatCGCCGACGAGACGGCCAAAGAAGATCAACTGAGCGAAATCGACGAAGACGAATGGACTGACCACAATTTCGGCAATTCCGTCCATTCTGGTACGGAAGATGAAGCCTCTTCTTTGGACGATTCAAG TTCCGACgatgacgaagacgacgaggaaggaggagaagaagtTTCCAACGAAAATCTGATGGAATTTGACAGGCCTTTGACTGCAGACGAAACTCGAAGACTTGCCGAATCGTGGAAGAAACGCTATTCGACCGAAGCGTCCGATCGCAATCCACAGGAATGTCAAGAACCGCTTCACGAAAGCATTCCTGAAA acgaagaagaaaacaacgtCCGGATTGATGTCCCGGCCTTCCCACTTGCATCCGAACCCATCCACAAGAAATCCAGTGAAGAAGCAACCAGTTCCGATACAGAG ATGGGTTCCGATGAGGAGTTGGAATTGGAAGACGAAGAGGAGGACGATGAAGGAGAGTATGAAGAGGAGAGCGAATATGAGAATggcgaagaggaggaagacgaagatgatgaagacgaagaagatgaagaggatgAAGAAGACGGCCGAGATTCTGCTACGGAAATTGAAACTGATTCTGAATTTGATCAAAACAGCAATGCCGATGTACGTTTAGGACTTCAAGGAATCCCTACTATCGTTGTCAACGAATCAGAGGCTGAGCAGTTGAAAAAGAGCACTGACCAGCTGGCAAATGGTAATGGATTGGACAGTCATCCGGTAGCGGAAGTGGAAGCCGAACCATTGGAACAGATGCCACCCACCAGATCCACGAAGGGAGATCCCAAACCCATCTACGTTGATCAGTACATATCACTTGAAAATGCTCGGCCACTCCAGCGGACGCTATCCCATGAAGATAGCAGAAATGCTGATTCGGCGACCGCACCTGGCCGTTCGGGAGTCTTGGCCTATTTGCGTCGCCACGAACAGCTGGAAAGGTCGCCTTCTACCGATATGGTGGCCTCTAAGAACTCGCTGGAACTCAAGAAAAAGTACATGATGGATTATGGAGGCTCTACAGGCTCGCTGGCACAAAAATCTGCTTCGACCACCAATCTCGATAGTAAGCTGAGGAGCTTTGTGGACACCATTTCCGAGGCCCAGAAAAAACTTAATCCGGCCCCTCAGCCCAGCGTTCCCATGCAG GTGTTCTTACAGAACACGGCCAACATTTTCCAACCAGGGCCACGTCAAGTGCCAAACGTTTTACCCGTCGAAAAAACTAACGAACCTGCTGAACCGGTTCTCAGTATTCCAAAAGAAATCCCGCCAGAGGATTTGGAGTGTTTTGAAAAGGAACCTCCAACTCCGACCAACAGTGAACCCCCAGCTGAAGCGATTGCTGCAATCGAATCCGCTGAAATTGTAGCGGTCACGCCGAGCGACAGCGGCTCCGCCCAAACAAATGGAAACATCGCCAGCGAAGTCACTAGCAGTGACACCGAATCAGAAGAATCCAAGGAGGAATCTAATCGGGACGCAACTTCAGATTTCGACACGGATTCTGAAGCGGATTCATCCGAACCACCTTACGAAGCGCTCAACCAGTATGTTGCTTTGCCCAGTGTCGTCgtggaagaagacgaagaaccgGCCGTTGTAATCCTTCAGGACGTGCAAGAATTACAGTCGCCCGAGTCCACCGACGAAGCGCCACCACGACCACCCCCTCATCACCCGAAATTGGCAATGCAAGAGGATTTCGACTTGAGTCCATCCAGCGAAAAAGTTGATCTTCCAGAAAAACTCACGACCTGGGCGCGGTCGCTTTCTAAAGAATCGGTCGATTCTTCCAAATTTGCAATGACCGAGACGGAATTCTCCGACTGGGCCGATAACAGTTTAGGTGGCGATTTGGATGCCGAGCTCAACATTGACCCAGAGCCTGTCAAACAAACGGCAGCCAAAGAACAAGCTCGTCCATCAGAGACTCCAGCTGCAAAGCCTGTCGTTTCTGGCAACAATGGCTCTACCAATTTAGACGACATCGAATATGCCGATGACAGCGAGGAACGAGTTGTGGATTTCAAAGGCTACACTAATTTGGTCGAGGAAACTCCCACGCCAGAAAAACCAGACACTCCCGTG GCCGCCGAATCACCGGAAGTTCCCAGTTTGATGTTCAGTCGCATTAGAGACTCGATCGCAATGTCGCGTGACCGACAGTCACCTCTATTTTCACCCATCAAAGACGACCGCGTTCACAAAGAGATTCAACGTCGTATGCTGGAGAAGAAATACGAATCGTCACCGAATTTGGTCCGGAAGAAGGAAGCTATTTCTCAG GAGCGTGAACGACAGGGTGACTTGGTGCGCGATATGGTCCTCAGTCGCATTCAGCGCACTAGTCCGGAGAAGACGAGGGAGCGTCGAGGATCTTACGGATCCATGACGCCCCCTGGATCTTCACGAGCTTCTCGATCCGATTCGGAGCCGAGGAGCACCATCACTCCAGATCGTCGAGACATCTTCGCAACACCTCACTCGTCTCTTCGATCCGTGGCGGAAGTGCCGCCGGTGCTTCACAGCGAATTCGTCACGCCGATGAGCAGCATCAagaaag ATTCCGATAAAAACAACGAAGGTGGTCTGATGGCTGTGAAACGTGAATTGTTCGTATCGACACCGTCGATTAGACCGACTGACATTGGTGAATTCAAGACGCCCAATTTCAAAGAATGGCAAGATGCAAACAGACAACTTGATCGCCAAAATTCGGCTCGCATTGAGGCTCGAGCCAAAGCTCATGCCAAAGCTGATCAAGATCTGGGGTTGAGTCCACCGGATTATATCGAAAATCTGAAAGACAAGCTGCGCCGCAAGCCCAGCGTCGACGAGGATAGCAACCAAATGCTACCGGCCCGGACGCGCAGTTTCTCAGAACCGAACGTTGATGCCGACAAATCGTGGAATCTCCCAGTTCATCCCAATAATGTTGCCGGGCAGATTTCATCTGAAGTTGTCGATGTACCACCTGCCAAACCTCCAAGAATGATGGTGCATGCTCCGACTGTTGCTCCAGCCAACAAGGTGGAGTCTTCGCGAATCTCGGACACTACCTCGGCCGTTCAACCGTTCAATTCCGTATTGAAAAACTCCAAATCAATGTCGCAAATTGTTTCTCCTGCCGCTCCGGTCTTGCAACCTCCCAGTCCGCGGACAGATGTTATCGGCAGCATGTTTGTACAACAACACAACCGCCCGTCCTCATCCAGCCCGACAAGTCCACCACAAAGCCCACGATCCGTCGGGTCATCTAAATCCACCAGTTACCTGTGGGCCGGCCTTTCACCTGCCGAATCTCAAGCCAAACTGGACGCCGATTCTGCTGCTTCGACGTCTTCTCCATCGACAACGAACAAT CAGGGCGTCAAGGTGAAGAAATCGAAAGACCGTGAGCGTCGACGCAGTATTATCCAGACGATTACCGGACTGTTTAGCAGctccaagaaagaagaaaagaaagacgaaCCAAAGGAAGTTGATTCCTCTCCCAGTAAGAAATCCAGCCCACCCAAGTTCCAGTTGCCGAAATTTTCGGGAAAGAAGGACAAATCTAACAAG gATAAATTGGCGTTGGATGACTCCTACGAAGAAGGTCGACTGCGAGCTGCTAGTTCTCCTGTCACGCCCAACAACG ATGTAAAAGATGGTGTCAAACCACGAGCATCGTCTCTTCTCGCTAGTCCAACCTCGGGAAGTGAAGCCAATACTCCCACAACCAGTTTCGGCCTGGAACAGTACGGCGATTCGGCAGGAACTCCTACCGGAGCGTGGTCAGCTTTCTCTTCGAGTAGCAGGCGACAATCGAAGCAAGCCCGCCAAGTAGCGCGTCAAACGGAGTTAAAGAG ACTGCGCATGGCTCAATCTATACAGCGACAGCTGGAAGAAATTGAAGTGAAGCAAAAGGAACTGGAGGACCAAGGCGTCAGACTTGAAAGAACTTTACGTGGTGAAGAAGGAG gaGTGTCCGGCCGTGACGAGTCTGCCCTGATGCAGGAGTGGTTCCAGCTAGTCCACGAGAAGAACGCATTGAGTCG AGACGGTGAAATCGCCAGCCGACGTGGACAAGGAGGGAGCCATTCTTTCCGAGATGCTGGAGATCGTGGAGCAGAAAGACTCGCTGCGCAGCATGCTCGAAGAGGACCGGCAAAG GTACCGTGA